One Obesumbacterium proteus DNA window includes the following coding sequences:
- a CDS encoding phage virion morphogenesis protein: MGDKLEIKYDVTDFSKNLGDFIKKLENREALMREMAAAMGDAVEENFRSEGRPAWAGWSPRYAKTRQGGKILQKSGRLATSINQYSDNDSATVGTNVKYARIHQEGGTINQPARKQTVHFRQDKHGNVGKQFVKKSRSNFAQTVAVAAYKIKMPARPFLHLTEQDVEGMEETVSNYFKRLIDD; this comes from the coding sequence ATGGGTGACAAGCTGGAAATTAAATATGACGTCACCGATTTCAGCAAAAATCTCGGTGACTTCATCAAGAAGCTGGAGAACCGCGAAGCGCTGATGCGCGAGATGGCGGCGGCGATGGGTGACGCGGTCGAGGAAAACTTCCGCAGTGAAGGCCGTCCCGCCTGGGCGGGCTGGAGTCCGCGTTATGCCAAAACCCGTCAGGGCGGGAAGATTTTGCAAAAATCCGGCCGGCTCGCGACCAGCATCAACCAGTACAGCGACAACGACAGTGCAACGGTCGGCACCAACGTGAAATACGCCCGCATCCATCAGGAAGGCGGCACCATCAATCAGCCCGCCCGTAAGCAGACCGTGCATTTCAGGCAGGATAAACACGGCAACGTCGGTAAGCAGTTCGTGAAAAAATCGCGTTCTAACTTTGCCCAGACCGTCGCGGTTGCCGCCTATAAAATCAAAATGCCGGCGCGGCCATTCCTGCATCTGACCGAGCAGGACGTCGAGGGGATGGAAGAGACCGTATCGAACTATTTTAAACGCCTGATTGACGATTAG